A genome region from Streptomyces antimycoticus includes the following:
- a CDS encoding carbohydrate ABC transporter permease — MSRLPTPITRPAPRTPAGSARRRGRREAATAWAFVLPSVLVILGLSVVPVLWSLLLSFQYSDLLTPSVWVGWDNYRQLADDPQFAQAVRNTLVYTALYVPLSIGLGLALALVLNRRIRFSGLYRTLLFVPFVVSAAAQGVLFSFILDPEFGAANALLHRLGLSPQGFLSDPAQALLVLVAISLWSGTGFCVVIYLAALQDVPRELIEAATLDGAERRHVLRHVTLPTIAPVSVFLLLWQTISALQVFDLVYVTTKGGPLGSTTVIVYFVWEQAFRNFTAGYGAAAAYVLGVALLVVAAGLRLVRRRDDRRLKGATS; from the coding sequence ATGTCCCGTCTGCCCACCCCCATCACCCGCCCGGCGCCGCGAACACCGGCCGGGTCCGCACGCCGCAGAGGCCGCCGGGAGGCCGCGACGGCCTGGGCGTTCGTCCTCCCCTCCGTCCTGGTCATCCTGGGCCTGAGCGTCGTCCCCGTCCTGTGGTCACTGCTGCTGTCGTTCCAGTACAGCGACCTCCTCACCCCGAGTGTCTGGGTGGGCTGGGACAACTACCGCCAGCTCGCCGACGATCCGCAGTTCGCCCAGGCCGTGCGCAACACCCTGGTGTACACGGCGCTGTATGTGCCGCTGAGCATCGGCCTGGGGCTGGCGCTCGCGCTGGTCCTCAACCGGCGCATCCGGTTCTCCGGTCTGTACCGCACCCTGCTCTTCGTGCCGTTCGTGGTCTCGGCCGCCGCCCAGGGCGTCCTGTTCTCCTTCATCCTCGACCCGGAGTTCGGCGCGGCCAACGCGCTGCTGCACCGGCTCGGGCTCTCCCCCCAGGGGTTTCTGTCCGATCCGGCCCAGGCCCTGCTGGTCCTGGTGGCCATCTCCCTGTGGAGCGGCACCGGCTTCTGCGTCGTGATCTACCTCGCCGCCCTCCAGGACGTACCCCGGGAACTCATCGAGGCCGCCACCCTGGACGGCGCGGAACGCCGCCATGTGCTGCGCCATGTCACCCTGCCCACCATCGCGCCGGTCAGCGTGTTCCTGCTGCTGTGGCAGACGATCAGCGCGCTGCAGGTCTTCGACCTGGTGTATGTGACGACGAAGGGCGGTCCGCTCGGATCCACCACCGTGATCGTCTACTTCGTCTGGGAGCAGGCGTTCCGGAACTTCACCGCCGGATACGGGGCCGCGGCGGCCTACGTCCTCGGCGTCGCCCTGCTCGTGGTCGCCGCCGGGCTGCGGCTGGTCCGGCGCCGAGATGACCGCCGCCTCAAGGGAGCCACGTCATGA
- a CDS encoding ABC transporter substrate-binding protein: MDAVGSGRGGLSRRGILRGGGALALTAAAGTAVAGCGTGLGVDSDGTVHIEVWHGQNGPSLKAFKRLVANFHRSHPGIRVDIGGGVLADDMLQKVMAGLVAQSPPDVAYIFGSDLASVARSPQLADMTSVVESQPVPWNQYWPAAREGVMVDGVVRAVPAVLDSLAVVCNKKLFREARLDLPAPGWTWQDFIAMARKLTDRGKGTFGTGWPGAGDEDTVWRLWPMIWDLGGEVIAQGRREIGFAGEPGVRSLDVLAALARDRSVYVDPKPGGEQMYQAFSTGRLGMVGTGPWQLPDIRQAKIDYHVVPLPGFHGRSVTISGPDTWSVFDNGSARLKAARTFIGWLMEPDQAYLWDSEAGSLPQSRPAERRPKWRKHAAEVPGLSVFTEVLQTARVRPVDRAYPKISMPFGEAITAVLLGKSTPAKALRRCADEANAAMAKVR; this comes from the coding sequence ATGGACGCGGTCGGAAGTGGCCGCGGCGGGCTCTCGCGCCGTGGCATCCTGCGCGGTGGCGGCGCGCTGGCCCTCACCGCGGCAGCGGGTACGGCGGTGGCGGGATGCGGGACCGGCCTGGGCGTGGACTCCGACGGGACCGTCCACATCGAGGTGTGGCACGGGCAGAACGGCCCCTCGCTGAAGGCGTTCAAACGGCTGGTGGCCAACTTCCACCGAAGCCACCCCGGCATACGGGTCGACATCGGCGGCGGGGTGCTGGCGGACGACATGCTGCAGAAGGTGATGGCCGGTCTCGTCGCCCAGTCGCCACCCGACGTCGCCTACATCTTCGGCTCCGACCTGGCGAGTGTCGCCAGAAGTCCCCAGCTCGCGGACATGACGTCGGTCGTGGAGTCCCAGCCGGTGCCCTGGAACCAGTACTGGCCGGCCGCCCGGGAGGGCGTCATGGTCGACGGTGTGGTCCGTGCGGTGCCCGCGGTGCTGGACTCGCTCGCCGTGGTGTGCAACAAGAAGCTCTTCCGCGAGGCCCGGCTGGACCTGCCCGCACCGGGCTGGACCTGGCAGGACTTCATCGCAATGGCCCGGAAGCTGACCGACCGCGGCAAGGGCACGTTCGGCACCGGCTGGCCCGGCGCGGGCGACGAGGACACGGTGTGGCGGCTGTGGCCCATGATCTGGGACCTGGGCGGTGAGGTCATCGCCCAGGGCAGGCGGGAGATCGGATTCGCGGGCGAACCCGGTGTCCGCTCCCTCGATGTGCTCGCCGCGCTCGCCCGGGACCGCAGCGTCTACGTCGACCCCAAGCCCGGCGGCGAGCAGATGTACCAGGCGTTCTCCACCGGCCGGCTGGGCATGGTCGGGACCGGTCCCTGGCAGCTGCCCGACATCCGCCAGGCGAAGATCGACTATCACGTCGTCCCGCTGCCCGGCTTCCACGGCCGGTCGGTGACGATCTCCGGCCCCGACACCTGGAGCGTGTTCGACAACGGCTCCGCGCGGCTGAAGGCCGCCCGTACCTTCATCGGCTGGCTCATGGAGCCCGACCAGGCCTACCTGTGGGACTCCGAGGCGGGCAGCCTGCCACAGAGCCGGCCCGCCGAGCGCCGTCCGAAGTGGCGGAAGCACGCGGCCGAGGTGCCCGGTCTCTCGGTGTTCACCGAGGTGCTTCAGACCGCGCGGGTACGGCCCGTCGACCGGGCCTACCCCAAGATCTCCATGCCGTTCGGCGAGGCCATCACCGCCGTCCTGCTCGGGAAGAGCACACCGGCGAAGGCGCTGCGGCGATGCGCGGACGAAGCCAACGCCGCCATGGCCAAGGTGCGTTGA
- a CDS encoding roadblock/LC7 domain-containing protein → MTSPQLREVSQFGWLVTNFTERVPNVAHAVVVSADGLLLTASDGLAAERAEQVATIAAGAISLIQGAAQCLMTGDVRSSVIQMELGNMLLMSIKDGSCLVVLAAPDCEIGQVAYEMTVLVDQVGEMLTPELRAELQELNLQGVKRTSAQ, encoded by the coding sequence ATGACCTCACCCCAGCTGCGGGAGGTGAGCCAGTTCGGATGGCTGGTCACCAATTTCACCGAGCGTGTGCCCAATGTGGCGCACGCCGTGGTGGTCTCGGCCGACGGACTGTTGCTCACCGCGTCGGACGGGCTCGCGGCCGAGCGGGCCGAGCAGGTCGCCACCATTGCCGCGGGGGCCATCAGCCTGATCCAGGGCGCCGCGCAGTGCCTGATGACCGGTGATGTGCGGTCCTCGGTCATTCAGATGGAGCTCGGGAACATGCTCCTGATGTCGATCAAGGACGGCTCATGCCTCGTGGTGCTGGCGGCGCCCGACTGCGAGATCGGTCAGGTGGCCTACGAGATGACCGTACTGGTCGACCAGGTCGGCGAGATGCTGACCCCCGAGCTCCGCGCTGAGCTGCAGGAGCTCAACCTGCAGGGCGTGAAGCGGACATCAGCCCAATAG
- a CDS encoding carbohydrate ABC transporter permease: MTDLSHLPGRATDRLRPVGRTTGEPVARPRRRFRLPFSPWHLLLAPLALLFAVPLIWLGLSSVMSDAEINRFPPALWPSGIHLGGYRFVLGNAMFPRWFANSLIVSAVAVVSNLLLGTLGGYAFARMRFGGSRVLLVLMLATMAIPFQLTMIPTFLVMRKLGLVDTLGALIVPSLVTPFAVFLLRQFFLSLPRELEEAAWIDGCSRLRVLFQIVVPLSRPALSTVAVLTFLTTWNDLSWPLIALNHDANYTLQLGLTTFRGQHHTQWSAVMAGNVITVLPVLLAFLAAQKTFVRSITSTGLKG, encoded by the coding sequence ATGACGGACCTGTCCCACCTCCCCGGGAGAGCCACCGACCGGCTCCGGCCGGTCGGCCGGACCACCGGGGAGCCCGTGGCCCGCCCACGGCGCCGGTTCCGGCTGCCGTTCAGCCCGTGGCATCTGCTGCTCGCGCCGCTGGCGCTGCTCTTCGCCGTACCGCTGATCTGGCTGGGGCTCAGCTCCGTGATGAGCGACGCGGAGATCAACCGGTTCCCGCCGGCGCTCTGGCCCTCCGGGATCCACCTGGGCGGCTACCGCTTCGTCCTCGGCAACGCGATGTTCCCGCGCTGGTTCGCGAACTCCCTGATCGTCTCGGCCGTCGCGGTCGTCTCGAATCTGCTGCTGGGGACGCTGGGCGGATACGCCTTCGCCCGGATGCGGTTCGGCGGGTCCCGGGTGCTGCTGGTCCTGATGCTGGCGACCATGGCCATCCCGTTCCAGCTGACGATGATCCCGACCTTCCTGGTCATGCGGAAACTGGGCCTCGTCGACACCCTCGGGGCGCTGATCGTGCCGTCGCTGGTGACGCCGTTCGCGGTGTTCCTGCTGCGGCAGTTCTTCCTCTCCCTGCCCAGGGAGCTGGAGGAGGCCGCCTGGATCGACGGGTGTTCGCGGCTGCGGGTGCTGTTCCAGATCGTGGTCCCGCTGTCCCGCCCCGCGCTGAGCACCGTCGCCGTCCTCACCTTCCTCACCACCTGGAACGACCTGTCGTGGCCCCTCATCGCCCTGAACCACGACGCCAACTACACCCTCCAACTGGGCCTGACCACCTTCCGGGGACAGCACCACACCCAGTGGTCGGCCGTGATGGCGGGAAACGTCATCACCGTCCTGCCGGTGCTGCTCGCCTTCCTCGCGGCCCAGAAGACCTTCGTCCGGTCCATCACCTCCACCGGTCTCAAGGGCTGA
- a CDS encoding alpha-glucosidase/alpha-galactosidase — MTNPKIVLIGAGSVVFTQGLLADLFAFPELKTARIALHDIDAERLATAEAAARYIAERRGADAHITAHADRRAALDGADFVINLVQIGMGEATRTDFEIPARHGVRQTIGDTLGVGGIFRALRTFPFLKALGEDIAAVCPGAWLLNYTNPMAMNVQYLTAATGLTRVVGLCHSVYWTMHDLCALLKVPFDEITYRAAGVNHQAWVLRFEHDGTDLYPRLDALFAENEQLRRRVRVDMYRRLGHYPTETSEHSSEYVPWYLHHDSEIERLRLPIGAYLGIVDENVAAYERTRDDLAAGACIDVEGTMEYAPQIIHSIVTGTPRTVYGNVPNHGLIENLPAHGVVEVPCLVDRSGVQPTRAGALPPQLAALNRTYLSMNDLVVRAALEDEPRHIRHAAMTDPATAAALRVEQIWELCDDMVRAHAERLQPGLRATLGS; from the coding sequence ATGACCAACCCCAAGATCGTGCTGATCGGCGCCGGAAGCGTCGTCTTCACCCAGGGCCTGCTGGCGGACCTGTTCGCCTTCCCGGAGCTGAAGACCGCCCGGATCGCCCTGCACGACATCGACGCGGAACGCCTGGCCACCGCCGAGGCCGCCGCCCGGTACATCGCCGAGCGGCGGGGCGCCGACGCGCACATCACCGCACACGCCGACCGGCGCGCAGCACTCGACGGCGCCGACTTCGTCATCAACCTCGTCCAGATCGGCATGGGGGAGGCCACCCGCACCGACTTCGAGATCCCAGCGCGCCACGGTGTGCGGCAGACCATCGGCGACACCCTCGGCGTCGGCGGCATCTTCCGCGCCCTGCGCACCTTCCCGTTCCTCAAGGCGCTGGGCGAGGACATCGCCGCCGTATGCCCCGGGGCATGGCTGCTCAACTACACCAACCCGATGGCCATGAACGTGCAGTACCTCACCGCGGCGACCGGCCTGACCCGGGTGGTCGGCCTGTGCCACTCGGTGTACTGGACCATGCACGACCTGTGCGCCCTGCTCAAGGTCCCCTTCGACGAGATCACCTACCGCGCCGCCGGGGTCAACCACCAGGCGTGGGTGCTCCGTTTCGAGCACGACGGCACCGACCTGTACCCCCGGCTGGACGCGCTGTTCGCCGAGAACGAGCAACTGCGGCGCCGGGTCCGCGTCGACATGTACCGGCGGCTCGGCCACTACCCGACCGAGACCAGCGAGCACTCCTCCGAGTATGTGCCCTGGTATCTGCACCACGACAGCGAGATCGAGCGGCTGCGGCTGCCCATCGGCGCCTATCTCGGCATCGTGGACGAGAACGTCGCCGCCTACGAGCGGACCCGCGACGACCTCGCGGCCGGTGCCTGCATCGACGTCGAGGGGACCATGGAGTACGCCCCGCAGATCATCCACTCCATAGTGACCGGCACCCCCAGGACCGTCTACGGCAACGTGCCCAACCACGGCCTCATCGAGAACCTCCCGGCCCACGGCGTGGTCGAAGTGCCGTGCCTGGTCGACCGGTCCGGTGTCCAGCCGACCCGGGCCGGAGCGCTGCCCCCGCAGCTCGCCGCGCTCAACCGCACCTACCTCAGCATGAACGACCTCGTGGTGCGGGCCGCCCTGGAGGACGAGCCGCGCCACATCCGGCACGCGGCCATGACCGACCCGGCGACCGCCGCCGCCCTGCGCGTCGAGCAGATCTGGGAGCTGTGCGACGACATGGTGCGCGCACACGCCGAACGGCTGCAGCCCGGGCTGCGCGCCACCCTCGGAAGCTGA
- a CDS encoding carbohydrate kinase family protein — protein MPPTFDLLVIGDANPDVIVGPLATPLAFGQREQLIDRGALTLGGSAAITACGAARLGLRVAFAGRVGDDGAGHYMRDQLAAQGVDVSGLHLDPSLPTPLTVIVTRGDDRAILTAPGTLAATSGRDVPEHLLTSARHVHAASYFLMPGLATDLPGLFDTARAAGVTTSLDTNDDPSGRWDRAALAPVLARTDILLPNAAEAHRLAGTDGTSVAAAAELLAHQVPLVAVKNGADGALCHDGRTLLTTAGIRVTPQDAVGAGDSFNAGFLAGRLAGRPIAEALDLAAACGALSTRAAGGTTAQPTWEEALTHLTVNGDSPS, from the coding sequence ATGCCGCCCACCTTCGACCTGCTCGTCATCGGGGACGCCAACCCGGACGTCATCGTCGGACCGCTCGCCACCCCACTCGCCTTCGGCCAGCGCGAACAGCTCATCGACCGTGGCGCGCTCACCCTCGGCGGATCCGCCGCGATCACCGCGTGCGGCGCCGCCCGGCTGGGGCTGCGCGTGGCCTTCGCCGGTCGTGTCGGGGACGACGGCGCCGGACACTACATGCGCGACCAACTCGCGGCACAAGGCGTCGACGTCAGCGGGCTGCACCTGGACCCGAGCCTGCCGACACCGCTCACGGTCATCGTGACCCGCGGCGACGACCGGGCCATCCTCACCGCGCCGGGCACCCTCGCCGCGACCTCGGGGCGGGATGTGCCCGAGCACCTGCTGACCTCGGCCCGGCACGTCCACGCCGCGTCGTATTTCCTGATGCCGGGGCTGGCCACCGATCTGCCGGGACTCTTCGACACCGCCCGCGCGGCGGGCGTCACCACCTCGCTCGACACCAACGACGACCCCTCGGGCCGGTGGGACCGCGCGGCGCTGGCGCCCGTCCTGGCCCGGACCGACATCCTGCTGCCCAACGCCGCCGAGGCGCACCGGCTGGCCGGCACCGACGGCACATCCGTCGCGGCCGCCGCCGAACTCCTCGCCCACCAGGTGCCGCTGGTGGCCGTCAAGAACGGGGCCGACGGCGCCCTGTGCCACGACGGCCGGACCCTGCTCACCACCGCCGGCATCCGCGTGACACCCCAGGACGCCGTCGGCGCGGGCGACAGTTTCAACGCCGGCTTCCTCGCCGGGCGGCTCGCGGGCCGGCCCATCGCCGAGGCGCTCGACCTCGCCGCCGCCTGCGGTGCGCTGTCGACCCGCGCCGCGGGCGGCACCACCGCCCAGCCCACCTGGGAAGAAGCCCTCACCCACCTCACCGTCAACGGAGACAGCCCGTCATGA
- a CDS encoding DUF742 domain-containing protein codes for MMSTGEGPSGQGPGREQGAEDEQTFADVLNAFSFGKGRRGRKAPRSDGTPKAPPRREGGDGRPEEPGRSFPRASSEAEGTAAWESEHDESQGPAALVRAYSWTGGRTRSHHHFEVETLVTTTELGHRSTDVVQADHRPVIALCQEPRSVAEVAAMLLVPLGVAKVLLGDMAEHGLIVVHRTASEEGAAPDRALMERVLVGLRRI; via the coding sequence ATGATGAGCACCGGTGAAGGCCCTTCCGGGCAGGGACCTGGGAGAGAACAGGGGGCGGAGGACGAACAGACCTTCGCCGACGTGCTCAACGCCTTCAGCTTCGGCAAGGGGCGACGCGGGCGGAAGGCACCTCGGTCCGACGGCACACCGAAGGCCCCGCCCCGCCGTGAGGGCGGGGACGGCCGTCCCGAGGAGCCCGGGAGATCCTTCCCGAGGGCGTCGTCGGAGGCCGAGGGGACGGCCGCCTGGGAGTCCGAGCACGACGAGAGCCAGGGCCCGGCCGCGCTCGTGCGCGCCTACTCATGGACGGGCGGCCGGACCAGGTCTCACCATCACTTCGAGGTCGAGACCCTGGTGACCACCACCGAGCTGGGTCACCGCTCCACCGACGTCGTGCAGGCCGACCACCGCCCGGTGATCGCGCTGTGTCAGGAGCCGAGGTCGGTGGCCGAGGTGGCGGCCATGCTCCTGGTGCCGCTGGGGGTGGCCAAGGTCCTGCTCGGCGACATGGCCGAACACGGGCTGATCGTCGTCCACCGGACGGCCTCCGAGGAGGGCGCCGCGCCGGACCGCGCCCTGATGGAGAGAGTGCTGGTGGGACTCCGGCGGATCTAG
- a CDS encoding endo alpha-1,4 polygalactosaminidase has translation MSLNRSRIRTTVGAAVACAAAGVLAPAPASATSAALPPVHAGFDYQIGGAYTPPSGVQVVSRDHSASPAPGLYNICYVNAFQTQKIGQPGGPADWPSGLLLKNDDGDVIIDTDWDEAILDITTQKKREGIAEKIDAQIDECAAKGFNALELDNFDTFTRDVVEGRITEEHAQTYIRMLSAYGHGKGLAVGQKNTVELAKNHAANGLDFAIAEECGNPEYNECADYVAEFGDNAIFIEYTNAGMKNACEYGDRVSVVQRDHDVLPEGEDGYVRKTCP, from the coding sequence ATGAGCCTGAACCGTTCGCGCATCCGTACCACTGTGGGCGCCGCCGTGGCATGCGCCGCGGCCGGCGTTCTCGCCCCCGCCCCCGCCTCGGCAACCTCGGCCGCCCTTCCGCCGGTCCACGCCGGCTTCGACTACCAGATCGGCGGGGCGTACACCCCGCCGTCCGGGGTGCAGGTCGTCAGCCGTGACCACAGCGCCTCCCCGGCACCCGGTCTGTACAACATCTGTTACGTCAACGCCTTCCAGACGCAGAAGATCGGCCAGCCCGGCGGCCCCGCGGACTGGCCGTCCGGCCTGCTGCTCAAGAACGACGACGGTGACGTCATCATCGACACGGACTGGGACGAGGCGATCCTCGACATCACCACCCAGAAGAAGCGCGAGGGCATCGCGGAGAAGATCGACGCCCAGATCGACGAATGCGCCGCCAAGGGCTTCAACGCGCTGGAGCTGGACAACTTCGACACCTTCACCCGTGATGTCGTCGAGGGCCGGATCACCGAGGAGCACGCCCAGACCTACATCCGGATGCTGTCCGCCTACGGCCATGGCAAGGGCCTGGCGGTCGGCCAGAAGAACACCGTGGAGCTGGCCAAGAATCACGCGGCCAACGGTCTGGACTTCGCCATCGCCGAGGAGTGCGGCAACCCCGAGTACAACGAGTGCGCCGACTATGTGGCGGAGTTCGGGGACAACGCCATCTTCATCGAGTACACGAACGCCGGGATGAAGAACGCCTGCGAGTACGGCGACCGGGTGAGCGTCGTCCAGCGCGACCACGATGTGCTGCCCGAGGGCGAGGACGGCTACGTCCGCAAGACCTGCCCGTAG